From one Geoalkalibacter halelectricus genomic stretch:
- a CDS encoding type IV pilus modification PilV family protein produces MKLSRQKGFTLLELLIAITIFAVGLLTVAGMQMSAMRANVVADSTAVATAVAQGVLEELLSRPPGDGVFNNNNVQTYPLGQMIGEQVPGGSRYAATFQVFPDNPGPGMVRIRVEVVGGSTMTGGSREVVLNGFKRL; encoded by the coding sequence ATGAAATTATCACGACAAAAAGGCTTTACCCTGCTCGAACTGCTCATCGCCATCACCATCTTTGCCGTCGGCCTGCTGACCGTGGCCGGCATGCAGATGTCTGCCATGCGCGCCAATGTGGTGGCCGACAGCACCGCCGTCGCCACGGCCGTTGCCCAGGGGGTGCTCGAAGAGTTGCTGTCGCGCCCGCCGGGTGATGGGGTGTTCAACAACAACAATGTGCAGACCTATCCATTGGGCCAAATGATCGGGGAACAGGTTCCCGGGGGCTCAAGATATGCGGCAACTTTTCAGGTGTTTCCAGATAACCCCGGACCTGGGATGGTGCGGATTCGGGTAGAAGTCGTCGGAGGCAGCACCATGACCGGTGGCTCGCGAGAAGTCGTGCTCAACGGGTTTAAGAGACTATGA